DNA from Candidatus Methylomirabilota bacterium:
CGATACTCCGGCGGGAACTGGGTGCCGGTGTAGAACGCGATGCCGATCGGCGCCGAGTGCGCCTGGATCTCGCGGGTGGCGCGGGTCACGCTGTCGCAGCGCGCGTTCCGGTCGAACCGGGTGTCGGGCTTGAGCTCGCCGGCCACCGCCATGCAGTCGGGCCAGCCGTAGAAGGCGCCCGGCTTCACCTCGGTCACGTACTCGGAGGGCGCATCGTCGCCGCGCCAGTCGCGCTCGTTGACGGTGGCCCACAGCACGCCCGCGGGATGGAACGCGAGACCGACCGCGTTGCGCAGGCCGGACGCGAAGATCGTCTCGCCGGAGCCGTCGGCGTTGTAGCGCACGACCGCAGCGCGCCGCTTGTCGCTCTCGCGGCACACGTTGCAGGAGGAGCCGACCGAGACGTACATGTGGCCGTCGGGCCCGAAGACCACCGTGCGCGACCAGTGCTGCTGGCCCCGCGGCAGGTTCGGCACGACCACCGTCTGATCGGACGCCTTCATGGCCGCCGGGTCGTAGCGGAAGCGGAGCACGCGCCCGGTCTCGGCGACGTACAGCGCGCCGTCCTTGAAGGCCAGCCCGTGGGGTGAGTCGAGCCCGTCCACCACGGTGAGCGCCGCGTCGGCCCTGGCGTCGCCGTTCTTGTCGGGCAGCGCGAGCACCCGGCCGCGGCTCGGCTCCGAGACGAGGATCGTGCCGGCGGGGTCGAAGGCCATGAGGCGGATGCTGCCCACGCCGTCGGCGAACACGTCGATGGCGAAGCCCGGCGGCAGGGTGAAGCGCGGCCCGGTCTGGGCCGCCGCGGGGTCCGGCCTCCAGATCGAGAGCGCCAGCAGACCGGACAGCAGCAGACGGCGCGCGATCACCGGCGCGATTGCCGGTACCACTCGTGGATCTCCTCGCCGGTGGTCATCCACACCCCGGGCTTCTTGCGCATGTAGTCGTACACCGCCTCGAAGTACTTGATGCGGTGTGGGACGCCGGAGATGTACGGATGCACCGCGAGCGCCATCACCCGCGGGTTCTTCGCGCCTTCCGCGTAGAGCCGATCGAACTGATCCTTCGCGCGCTGCAGCCACTCGCCCGAGGTGTGGTGCTGGATCACCATCATCGGAATGTCGTTCAGCTCGAGCGTGTAGGGCACCGAGACGAGCGGGCCGGACTGGGTGCGGATCTCGTAGGGCTGATCGTCGTTGACCCAGTCCGAGACGTACTCGATGCCCTCGGCGGCGAGATGATCGAGGGTCTCCCACGTCTCGGTGAGCCCGGGCCCGAGCCACCCTTTGGGCTTCTTGCCGGTGAACTTCTCCAGCAGCTCCACCGACTGGCGGATGGCCGCGCGCTGATCGGGAAGCAGATGCATCGCTCCCTGGACGAAGCCGTGGCCCATGAATTCCCAGCCCGCCTCCCGCATGGCGCGAGCGACCGGCTCGTAGGCCTCCACCACGTGGGCGTTGATCGCGGTGGTGGCGCGGAGCTTCCGTTTCTCGAGGGCGTCGAGCAGCCGCCAGAAGCCCACGCGCATTCCGTAGTCGTGCCAGGCCCAGTTGGGCACGTCGGGCACCACGGCCACCCCCTGGGGCGTGGTGAGGTACTGACGGGCCATCGCCTTCTCGATGTCCCACTCCTCGATGTTGACGATGGTCCACACCGCGATGCGGGCCCCTTTGGGCAACGTCCAGGGCGTGCGGGCGGGGAACGGCGAGTAGTCGAAGCGGTCGCGGGGTAGCCTCACGGGTCTCCTCCCTCGCGCAACGGGGCCAACTATACGGCAACCTCACGGTCCTCGGCCAGCGTCACGGTGGACCACTGCCCGGCGCGCGAGGCAGCGCCCCGGCCGGGGTGCACCGCCCGCTGGAAGGCGCGGTCGCGCCGGCGAGAGCGACGGCGTCCCAACGTGGCGACAAACCTGTCGGAATGCTCGGGTGGACCCGTGGCACACGCGGTGCTTTCCTGCCACGGCCATGGGTGCGACTTTTCACTCGAGCGTGCTGATCCTGGGCGTCATCCTCGTGTGCGCCTTCGGCGCGCTCGCCGACGCGCCGATCGCCGAAGGGACGACGATCCGTCACGTCAATCGCACGGACACCTCGTGTGGCGGACGGTCCCCCTGCTACGGCAGCATCCAGGCCGCGGTGAACGCGGCGCAGGCGGGCGACACCATCCAGATCCAGCCCGGCGCGTACGTCGAGCAGGTGAGCATCAGCGGCAAGAACCAGAGCGCGAAGACCGAGGCGAGCCGCATCGTCATCCAGGCGGATCCGAGCGCGTCGGTGGGCAGCGTGGTGCTGCACGGTCCGGTGCAGCAGTGCGCCCAGGGACATGCCATCCGCATCCAGCAATCGCGCTTCGTCACGATCCGCGGGCTCACCATCACCGGCGCGG
Protein-coding regions in this window:
- a CDS encoding polysaccharide deacetylase family protein: MRLPRDRFDYSPFPARTPWTLPKGARIAVWTIVNIEEWDIEKAMARQYLTTPQGVAVVPDVPNWAWHDYGMRVGFWRLLDALEKRKLRATTAINAHVVEAYEPVARAMREAGWEFMGHGFVQGAMHLLPDQRAAIRQSVELLEKFTGKKPKGWLGPGLTETWETLDHLAAEGIEYVSDWVNDDQPYEIRTQSGPLVSVPYTLELNDIPMMVIQHHTSGEWLQRAKDQFDRLYAEGAKNPRVMALAVHPYISGVPHRIKYFEAVYDYMRKKPGVWMTTGEEIHEWYRQSRR
- a CDS encoding PQQ-dependent sugar dehydrogenase — encoded protein: MVPAIAPVIARRLLLSGLLALSIWRPDPAAAQTGPRFTLPPGFAIDVFADGVGSIRLMAFDPAGTILVSEPSRGRVLALPDKNGDARADAALTVVDGLDSPHGLAFKDGALYVAETGRVLRFRYDPAAMKASDQTVVVPNLPRGQQHWSRTVVFGPDGHMYVSVGSSCNVCRESDKRRAAVVRYNADGSGETIFASGLRNAVGLAFHPAGVLWATVNERDWRGDDAPSEYVTEVKPGAFYGWPDCMAVAGELKPDTRFDRNARCDSVTRATREIQAHSAPIGIAFYTGTQFPPEYRGSAFVAYRGSWNRSVPTGYKVVVVRFRDGRPTAVEDFITGWLEGASSWGRPVDVIVGRDGALYVSDQGAGRIYRITHRS